The genomic region TGCACTGGATGATATGCCGGAGGCCGCTTCGCTGGAAGCGCGCTGCTTTCCTTCTTTCTGGACGGCGGAACAGTTTGCCGATGCGTGGCGGCAGGACTGGTTTGCCGGATACGGCTTTTTTCGTGACGGCAGACTGCGCGGATACATCACGCTGCGCGTACTGGCGGGAGAACTTGAGGTTCTGAATATCGCTCTGAGTCCCGAAGAACGGGGCAGGGGATATTCTTTTCCTCTTATGGATTTTGCCCTGCGCGATACGCGGCAGGGCGGACACCGGCAGGCAAAAGGACTCACTCCCGAAGGATGGGAAACCGCCTTTCTGGAAGTTCGGGTGAGCAACGCTCCTGCACGGGCGCTCTATTCCCGGCTCGGATTTCAGAAGGCGGGGCTGCGCAGACGTTACTATTCCGACGGGGAAGACGCTCTTGTCATGACGCTGGAGGCGGGAGCCTTGGAGTCTTCTTCTGCCGGAGACTGATCATGCGAAGAAAAGACAGAG from Mailhella massiliensis harbors:
- a CDS encoding GNAT family N-acetyltransferase, with protein sequence MEEIRRLALDDMPEAASLEARCFPSFWTAEQFADAWRQDWFAGYGFFRDGRLRGYITLRVLAGELEVLNIALSPEERGRGYSFPLMDFALRDTRQGGHRQAKGLTPEGWETAFLEVRVSNAPARALYSRLGFQKAGLRRRYYSDGEDALVMTLEAGALESSSAGD